One genomic segment of Cohaesibacter gelatinilyticus includes these proteins:
- the msrB gene encoding peptide-methionine (R)-S-oxide reductase MsrB, with the protein MMNRRTFFLSGAAALFGAGAYGLLGASRSDAGQNGAFPLNLSDAEWRKRLTSDQYAILRKHATERAFTSPLNNEKRDGIFHCAGCEQALYSSKTKFDSGTGWPSFYEALPNAVGTSTDTSFFMTRTEVHCSNCGGHLGHIFDDGPKPTGKRHCINGIAMAFRPTNV; encoded by the coding sequence ATGATGAATAGACGGACATTCTTTCTGTCAGGTGCTGCAGCCTTGTTTGGTGCAGGAGCTTATGGATTGCTAGGTGCCTCGCGCTCGGATGCCGGTCAGAATGGTGCCTTTCCTTTGAACTTGTCTGATGCGGAATGGCGCAAGCGCCTGACCAGCGATCAATATGCGATCCTGCGCAAACATGCGACAGAGCGTGCTTTCACCAGCCCGCTGAACAATGAAAAGCGCGATGGTATTTTCCATTGTGCTGGCTGTGAGCAGGCGCTCTATTCTTCCAAGACCAAGTTTGACAGCGGCACCGGCTGGCCAAGCTTCTATGAAGCCCTGCCAAATGCGGTGGGGACCAGCACTGATACCAGCTTCTTCATGACCCGCACCGAGGTTCATTGCAGCAATTGTGGGGGCCATCTTGGCCATATCTTTGATGACGGCCCAAAGCCAACCGGCAAACGTCATTGCATCAATGGCATTGCCATGGCATTCCGCCCAACCAATGTCTGA
- a CDS encoding Gfo/Idh/MocA family protein, with the protein MREIGIGLIGGGYMGKLHAVAMQAAPGVFNTALRPRLEMICTTTEEGAAAKAQQFGFARATSDWKMLVSDSKVEAIVIASPQTTHREIALEAFRLGKPVLCEKPLGASLADATAMVQAARESGQVNLIGFNYIRTPATQLAKELISEGAIGDVTFFRGEHTEDFFADPDQPASWRSFGDANGTLGDLSPHMINCAQFLLGSITELNAQIETVYKKRPSEEGSGQMVEVSNDDVAQFMCRFEGGIAGHLMFSRVATGRKMGLIYEITGTKGAIRFNQEDQNSLWLYQSKDGERLAGFRQILTGPAHPDYKAFCLGPGHGTGYQDQLIMEARDFLEAIETGNTNWPTFADGLAVSRVVDAAKQSAQSGAWTKIQG; encoded by the coding sequence ATGCGCGAAATCGGCATTGGACTCATAGGTGGTGGCTATATGGGTAAACTGCATGCCGTGGCCATGCAGGCAGCACCTGGTGTCTTCAACACTGCTCTGCGCCCACGCCTGGAAATGATCTGTACCACGACCGAAGAAGGAGCTGCTGCAAAGGCGCAGCAATTTGGTTTTGCGCGGGCAACATCTGACTGGAAAATGCTGGTATCCGATTCCAAAGTCGAAGCCATTGTCATTGCCAGTCCGCAGACCACGCATCGCGAAATCGCTCTTGAAGCTTTTCGACTTGGAAAGCCGGTTTTATGTGAAAAACCCTTGGGTGCAAGTCTTGCAGATGCGACCGCCATGGTGCAAGCCGCTAGGGAGTCTGGTCAAGTGAACCTGATCGGTTTCAACTATATCCGCACCCCTGCCACTCAATTGGCAAAGGAGCTGATATCCGAGGGCGCAATTGGTGATGTCACCTTCTTTCGAGGTGAGCATACCGAAGACTTTTTTGCTGACCCGGATCAGCCTGCCAGCTGGCGCTCCTTTGGGGATGCCAATGGCACATTGGGGGATCTGTCTCCCCATATGATCAATTGCGCGCAATTCCTGCTGGGCTCGATCACTGAGTTGAATGCGCAAATTGAAACCGTTTACAAAAAACGCCCTTCCGAGGAAGGTTCTGGCCAGATGGTTGAGGTGAGCAATGATGATGTCGCACAGTTCATGTGCCGCTTCGAAGGCGGTATAGCCGGTCATCTGATGTTCAGCCGCGTTGCAACAGGTCGTAAGATGGGTCTGATTTATGAGATTACAGGCACCAAGGGTGCCATCCGCTTCAATCAGGAAGACCAGAATAGCCTCTGGCTCTATCAAAGCAAAGATGGGGAAAGATTGGCCGGTTTCCGCCAAATTCTGACTGGTCCAGCGCATCCCGATTACAAGGCTTTCTGCCTTGGACCAGGTCATGGCACCGGCTATCAGGATCAATTGATCATGGAAGCGCGAGATTTTCTCGAAGCGATTGAGACCGGCAACACCAATTGGCCGACCTTTGCCGATGGGCTGGCGGTTTCCCGCGTCGTCGATGCCGCCAAACAATCCGCGCAAAGCGGCGCTTGGACAAAGATACAGGGCTGA
- a CDS encoding TIM barrel protein, with amino-acid sequence MSIRIGNAPCSWGVEFADDPRNPEWTHVLDQCAGAGYKGIELGPVGYMPEDPAKLGDALAARDLELIGGVVFRPFHDASAWDDVMDGAVRTCKALKAHGAEHLVLIDSISPRRAPTAGRASEAEQMDDAEWTAFKDRIMTVAKMGHEEYGLTVGMHAHAAGFMDFEDELERLLAETDENILKLCLDTGHCTYAGFDPVAFMERHMDRISYMHFKDTSAAVKADVIEKRTGFYDACGQGIFCNLGDGEVDFPAVRQKLVDAGFNGWCTVEQDCDPEGDTSPIDNAKLNRNYLDSIGFTAHS; translated from the coding sequence GTGAGCATCCGAATTGGAAATGCCCCCTGTTCATGGGGTGTGGAATTTGCCGATGATCCAAGAAACCCCGAATGGACGCATGTACTCGATCAATGCGCCGGGGCTGGATATAAGGGCATTGAACTTGGTCCGGTTGGTTATATGCCGGAAGACCCTGCAAAGCTGGGCGATGCCTTGGCTGCGCGTGATCTCGAGCTGATTGGCGGCGTTGTGTTCCGTCCATTCCATGATGCAAGCGCATGGGATGATGTAATGGATGGCGCCGTTCGTACCTGTAAGGCTCTGAAAGCCCATGGTGCCGAGCATCTGGTGCTGATCGATTCCATTTCCCCACGCCGTGCTCCAACTGCTGGCCGTGCGTCCGAAGCCGAGCAGATGGATGACGCCGAATGGACAGCCTTCAAGGATCGCATCATGACTGTCGCCAAGATGGGCCATGAGGAATATGGCCTGACGGTTGGTATGCATGCCCATGCCGCTGGCTTCATGGATTTTGAAGATGAGCTGGAGCGTCTTTTGGCTGAGACAGATGAGAATATCCTCAAACTCTGCCTCGATACCGGTCACTGTACCTATGCAGGCTTCGATCCGGTTGCCTTCATGGAGCGTCACATGGACCGCATCTCCTACATGCATTTCAAGGATACTTCCGCTGCTGTGAAAGCCGATGTCATTGAAAAACGCACCGGTTTCTATGATGCTTGCGGACAAGGCATTTTCTGCAATCTTGGTGATGGCGAAGTGGATTTCCCGGCTGTGCGTCAGAAATTGGTGGATGCCGGTTTCAATGGCTGGTGTACTGTTGAGCAGGATTGCGATCCTGAAGGCGATACCTCGCCAATCGATAATGCGAAGCTGAACCGCAATTATCTCGACTCCATTGGTTTCACAGCGCATTCCTGA
- a CDS encoding dienelactone hydrolase family protein: MDKVDEMHLFKTLSFATFSVLGIMAFAGLADAQEQGLHNSSKVFSAPVDISWEDWADEAEMQRTWDAALAYLPNGSGQSKRITMAELELAKVGSRQIFPTIIYMHGCSGFWSGIHTRLSLLADKGFVVIAPASLARQKYPKSCDVETKKGALFRGTLKLRQHDAGYAIEQARQLPMVDDQKLVLMGFSEGAVVAATFEAGNEHQKVSARIVEGWTCQTPWSEYKGVNAPVGEPVLTLVAEKDPWYQNQWTKGDCGSFLNSSNGSKSIVYRDKELIKQHALLEKSLVQKDISDFLKAVLGQISQ, from the coding sequence ATGGATAAGGTCGATGAGATGCATTTGTTCAAGACATTAAGCTTTGCGACTTTTTCAGTGCTTGGGATCATGGCATTTGCTGGTTTGGCCGATGCTCAAGAGCAAGGGCTTCATAACAGCTCGAAGGTCTTTTCAGCGCCTGTGGACATCTCATGGGAAGATTGGGCGGATGAGGCAGAGATGCAACGCACTTGGGACGCCGCTCTGGCCTATTTGCCCAATGGCTCTGGTCAATCCAAACGCATCACGATGGCAGAATTGGAACTGGCGAAAGTTGGTTCAAGACAAATCTTTCCAACCATCATCTATATGCATGGTTGCAGTGGATTTTGGTCTGGCATTCATACGAGGTTGAGCCTGCTTGCAGACAAGGGATTTGTAGTCATTGCTCCCGCCAGTCTTGCGCGACAAAAATATCCGAAATCATGCGATGTCGAGACCAAAAAGGGCGCGCTCTTTCGCGGGACATTGAAGTTGCGCCAGCATGACGCCGGATATGCGATTGAACAGGCAAGACAGCTACCCATGGTCGATGATCAGAAGCTCGTTCTGATGGGCTTTAGTGAAGGTGCGGTTGTGGCTGCCACATTCGAAGCTGGCAATGAGCATCAAAAGGTAAGCGCAAGAATTGTCGAAGGCTGGACCTGCCAAACACCATGGTCAGAATATAAAGGGGTGAATGCGCCTGTAGGCGAGCCGGTGCTGACGCTGGTGGCTGAAAAGGATCCTTGGTATCAGAACCAATGGACCAAAGGGGATTGTGGGTCTTTTCTGAACAGCAGTAATGGCAGCAAGTCCATTGTCTATCGCGACAAGGAACTGATCAAGCAGCATGCATTGCTGGAGAAATCTTTGGTTCAAAAGGATATCTCTGATTTTCTAAAGGCTGTCTTGGGTCAAATATCTCAATGA
- a CDS encoding Gfo/Idh/MocA family protein, producing MTKLNWGLIGGGEGSQIGPAHRLGAGIDGLFHFAAGALDVDPAKGRAYAQSLGVAEDRAYGDWKEMLAGESKRDDKIDLVTVATPNATHFEITKAFLEGGFHVLCEKPMTMTVEEGEEIYKISKATGKQCAVNFGYSGFSLVRQMKAMIANGDIGKVRLVKAEFAHGFHADAADADNPRVRWRYDPKAAGVSAVLADAGIHALHMACFVTGQDVETISADYASTIASRELEDDAMVNFRMDGGAVGRLWTSAVAIGRMHGLTIQVFGESGGLVWQQEHPNQLYYTPLNGRTQIIERGAGDLYAEASRASRVTIGHSEGMPLAFANIYTDLAEIIRAEKEGRAADPAANLFPRAEDGLRSMASVYAATDSAKGDGRWVNAVPNILK from the coding sequence ATGACCAAATTGAATTGGGGTCTGATTGGTGGCGGTGAAGGCAGCCAGATTGGTCCTGCGCACCGCCTTGGTGCTGGCATTGATGGTCTGTTCCATTTTGCAGCCGGTGCTCTGGATGTGGATCCAGCAAAGGGCCGGGCTTACGCTCAATCTCTCGGCGTGGCGGAAGATCGCGCTTATGGTGACTGGAAAGAAATGTTGGCCGGAGAAAGCAAGCGTGATGACAAGATCGATCTTGTGACTGTTGCAACGCCGAACGCGACACACTTTGAGATCACCAAGGCTTTCCTTGAAGGCGGTTTTCATGTGCTGTGCGAAAAGCCGATGACCATGACCGTTGAAGAGGGTGAGGAGATCTACAAGATCTCCAAGGCCACCGGCAAGCAATGTGCGGTGAATTTTGGCTATTCCGGCTTCTCTCTGGTGCGTCAGATGAAAGCGATGATTGCCAATGGTGACATTGGCAAGGTGCGTCTGGTGAAGGCTGAGTTTGCTCATGGCTTCCATGCTGATGCAGCCGATGCTGACAATCCACGTGTTCGTTGGCGCTATGATCCAAAAGCTGCTGGCGTTTCCGCTGTGCTGGCTGATGCCGGTATCCATGCTCTGCATATGGCATGCTTCGTGACCGGGCAGGATGTAGAAACCATCAGCGCTGACTATGCGTCCACCATTGCCAGCCGCGAGCTGGAAGATGATGCCATGGTCAATTTCCGCATGGATGGCGGGGCCGTCGGACGTCTTTGGACTTCTGCCGTTGCCATTGGGCGCATGCATGGCCTGACCATTCAGGTGTTTGGTGAGAGCGGTGGTTTGGTGTGGCAGCAGGAACATCCGAACCAGCTCTATTACACGCCATTGAATGGTCGCACCCAGATCATCGAGCGTGGAGCAGGGGATCTTTATGCCGAGGCAAGCCGCGCTTCTCGTGTGACCATCGGTCATTCCGAAGGCATGCCTTTGGCTTTTGCCAATATCTATACGGACCTGGCTGAAATCATCCGTGCCGAGAAGGAAGGTCGTGCCGCAGATCCTGCAGCCAATCTCTTCCCGCGCGCCGAAGATGGCCTGCGGTCCATGGCAAGTGTTTATGCCGCAACCGATAGCGCCAAGGGCGATGGTCGCTGGGTGAATGCAGTGCCAAATATCTTGAAGTGA
- a CDS encoding protocatechuate 3,4-dioxygenase: protein MKKNKMTRRGLIASLATLAGGSFFLRNADASGLTPRASEGPFYPRPSMRMPDIDNDLVKVMGLVEEAGGEVITLKGTITDRNGKPRPGVRIEIWQCDMNGKYLHPGDNRNVAYDQGFQGFGHDITGKDGSYSFRTIKPGKYPGRTPHIHVKVLDGDTELLTTQFYVAGEPANERDGLYRRMSEAQAKNVSMVYAETRDETEAIINVTV from the coding sequence ATGAAAAAGAACAAGATGACCCGTCGCGGCCTGATAGCCAGCTTGGCCACCTTGGCTGGTGGATCCTTTTTTCTGCGAAATGCTGATGCCTCCGGTTTGACCCCACGCGCGTCCGAGGGCCCCTTCTATCCAAGGCCTTCCATGCGCATGCCCGATATCGACAATGATCTGGTCAAGGTGATGGGACTGGTTGAAGAAGCTGGCGGCGAGGTGATCACGCTGAAAGGCACTATCACCGACAGGAACGGCAAGCCACGCCCGGGCGTTCGGATCGAGATCTGGCAATGCGACATGAATGGCAAATATCTGCATCCCGGAGACAACCGCAATGTCGCTTATGACCAGGGCTTTCAGGGCTTTGGCCATGATATCACCGGCAAGGATGGATCTTACAGCTTTCGCACCATCAAACCGGGCAAATATCCCGGCCGCACACCTCATATCCATGTGAAGGTTCTTGACGGCGATACGGAATTGCTGACCACGCAATTCTATGTGGCCGGTGAGCCAGCCAATGAGCGAGACGGTCTCTATCGCCGCATGTCCGAAGCACAAGCAAAAAACGTGTCGATGGTCTATGCTGAGACGAGAGACGAAACCGAGGCCATCATCAATGTGACAGTTTGA